In the Streptomyces fradiae ATCC 10745 = DSM 40063 genome, one interval contains:
- a CDS encoding class I SAM-dependent RNA methyltransferase, protein MPKNAPESPSLVGAEYEVEIGPVAHGGHCIARTDEGRVLFVRHALPGERVVARVTEGDETSRFLRADAVTVLDASKDRIPAPCPYAGPGRCGGCDWQHAKPGAQRRLKGEVVAEQLHRLAGLTPEEAGWDGTVVPAEGDKLPAGEVPRWRTRVQYAVDASGRAGLRRHRSHEVEPIDHCMIAAEGVSELGVEKREWPGMASVEAIAATGSQDRQVILTPRPGARLPLVELDKPVSVLRVEEKDGGVHRVHGRPFVRERADDRTYRVGNGGFWQVHPKAADTLVRAVMQGLLPRKGDTALDLYCGVGLFAGALADRVGDKGAVLGIESGKRAVEDARHNLQGFDRVRIEQGKVDQVLPRTGITEVDLIVLDPPRAGAGKQVVHHLAALGARRIAYVACDPAALARDLAYFRESGYKPRTLRAFDLFPMTHHVECVAILEPAAKGV, encoded by the coding sequence ATGCCGAAGAACGCACCCGAGTCCCCGTCGCTGGTCGGTGCGGAGTACGAGGTCGAGATCGGCCCCGTCGCGCATGGCGGCCACTGCATCGCCCGCACCGACGAGGGCCGCGTCCTGTTCGTCCGGCACGCGCTGCCGGGCGAGCGGGTCGTCGCCCGCGTCACCGAGGGCGACGAGACCTCCCGCTTCCTGCGGGCCGACGCGGTGACGGTCCTGGACGCCTCGAAGGACCGCATCCCGGCGCCCTGCCCGTACGCCGGACCGGGCCGCTGCGGCGGCTGCGACTGGCAGCACGCCAAGCCGGGCGCCCAGCGCCGGCTGAAGGGCGAGGTCGTCGCGGAGCAGCTGCACCGCCTCGCCGGGCTCACCCCCGAGGAGGCCGGCTGGGACGGCACGGTCGTCCCCGCCGAGGGCGACAAGCTGCCGGCCGGCGAGGTCCCGCGGTGGCGCACCCGCGTCCAGTACGCCGTGGACGCCTCCGGCCGGGCCGGGCTGCGCCGCCACCGCTCCCACGAGGTCGAGCCGATCGACCACTGCATGATCGCCGCCGAGGGCGTCAGCGAACTGGGCGTCGAGAAGCGCGAGTGGCCGGGCATGGCCTCCGTGGAGGCGATCGCCGCGACCGGCTCCCAGGACCGCCAGGTCATCCTGACCCCGCGCCCCGGCGCCCGGCTGCCGCTCGTCGAGCTGGACAAGCCGGTGTCGGTGCTGCGGGTGGAGGAGAAGGACGGCGGCGTCCACCGCGTCCACGGCCGTCCCTTCGTCCGGGAGCGCGCCGACGACCGCACGTACCGGGTCGGCAACGGCGGCTTCTGGCAGGTCCACCCGAAGGCCGCCGACACCCTGGTCCGCGCCGTCATGCAGGGCCTGCTGCCCCGCAAGGGCGACACCGCCCTGGACCTGTACTGCGGGGTCGGCCTCTTCGCCGGGGCCCTCGCGGACCGCGTCGGCGACAAGGGCGCCGTCCTCGGCATCGAGTCGGGCAAGCGCGCCGTCGAGGACGCCCGCCACAACCTGCAGGGCTTCGACCGGGTCCGGATCGAGCAGGGCAAGGTCGACCAGGTCCTGCCGCGCACGGGCATCACGGAGGTCGACCTCATCGTCCTGGACCCGCCCCGCGCGGGCGCAGGCAAGCAGGTCGTCCACCACCTCGCCGCCCTGGGCGCCCGCCGCATCGCCTACGTCGCCTGCGACCCGGCCGCCCTCGCCCGCGACCTCGCCTACTTCCGCGAGTCCGGCTACAAGCCGCGCACCCTGCGCGCGTTCGACCTGTTCCCGATGACGCACCACGTGGAGTGCGTGGCGATTCTGGAGCCTGCAGCAAAGGGTGTCTGA
- a CDS encoding sacsin N-terminal ATP-binding-like domain-containing protein, with protein MSALTRRRVEIYRDAGETWRFAESLKSVSEDTAQEYEGRTILELVQNGHDALGDAAPGRIAVLAVSLEGGGVLYIANEGAVFAEENFRAITELALSSKAAGEGIGNKGLGFRSVLQLTDWPEIYSKSAPDSQTYDGYCFRFARPEDVRTLVDDSALAARVIEDISPLALPVPADVTDPVLKELAEDGYSTVVRLPLRDRHAWGLAVAQAQNMVNGEAPLLLFLDRVAELLVEVRDGSDTAFRQALSRTERTSDLVTAGENDWVREVDLAGAGRYLLARRTLDPEALSGAVSRSVQAREIDAAWENWDAEAWVAVALRLDAPLPNGRMYTFLPMAEGVHAPFPGHAHAPFFTKLARLDISETVSLNAFLLDQLAVLTVELSRRIRSETPHLLAADLVLDLTCWDVPDRLDAALDGGLTAEPIVPLHGSQAWGSLRDSYGWPDGKRSWRVLTIEALTGVGADLLTPSVGTARHTRLDKLCRVVLSRPFRPPALLAAEWTEAVARSLLGGTEPAGQVWADFYSDVSHAFARDQGVLRGRRIILDQDMRLRSALGGRTESGRQDATVFFHPEPDDIADGDAATRVPGELRALRRRISFTHPAIAWDSAGRGFLERNELVRPYQLDRVFDALDDLLCGHPSEALGRDALTFAFRQYPLLSNAQRRRLARIPFRLPLADTDRWGRAARCSFSPAWGTEGARRLERFLAEGGSRIPALVAQRDQWISGPDDWPAPVQDRAAYTEFLEALGVCDGLRPGVVGERLGARQGHELRLAGLAAGFGLGDPLADTWCADVRSGWTKFQHPYTLYEFMHPPAHLAGATEVAGLGPVARREFAELLMHGLRTWGEEVFTVTVHRPTYTFKDAHTWPTPLASYLRGMAWLPVDDPDSPSFVEPRRAWFTADGELPAFVPALPLSTRRLLTHKSVVERMLKLGLRRWDAPQHAGAAVKQLADLLDKGYVPEYLSVSFKRHYERAWSNIARTGRWPWAQGEEARLVVSRTHELGTFTPSADEAPVIVCDEADPLKEALIEPAGHPVLVATAESGDALVRLAEGNGLRVQRTSVTQVQVRHRDGAPIKPSGQAAVFIREREWLVTVLALAMELKSGAFVRPSERGVRAALERLRAIRVVLADDVEITVSGTPAKPPSSTRALPLPDDEHPTVVVWRSDEGWDELQAATPAVAQLLGRPWLQDALELVLVKLERSFGGSSPTLVDDSTLAAALDTTEARVAEIRRNLTGDVQDTVRLLRPVLACLAADAWNEEAAHLLGRAAGERELVAIVDRLAPGLPLPPAELVALARSCTRWAELRDELALDFEQFNVALVALGYPPEYYPDRHEQVFGDFVRARSGIILDRLRERYAVAAQQGEDIAGYSVARGLHDLQPDPDWLPRFITPPEEAMRDRVREWLRAHGADDDLERPTELEPVDRLRARNTAALDALVPTLTPLVTAWCHRHGVQVPGGWHGAVLLECKSFIDGTGLGDLLPLSEGRLLDAVGHAVGWPAGMPPAAEAAALGLTDRDLTQTATRARDSGASTIVAPRTITIGDAEVRVGSDQLSTIADIASRTIDEAFLVQSGRVRLDTVTGVPRPRSGGGPIAKPRIVVAKTKRTNEDQRSAIGLVGEVAARAWLQRHYPDVRWVSGYAAVVNGDDAASDSLGYDFEVTWRDTTRLYEVKALSDPSAERVEFELGASEVDAARRHARGNRYRILLITSALAPEDRRVFDLPNPFSAQGRDRFRMVSRGVRYQCSPLGKG; from the coding sequence GTGAGCGCCCTGACCCGGCGGCGAGTCGAAATCTACAGGGACGCCGGCGAGACATGGCGATTCGCTGAGAGTCTGAAGTCCGTCAGTGAGGACACCGCCCAAGAGTATGAGGGCCGCACGATCCTCGAACTCGTCCAGAACGGCCACGACGCACTGGGTGACGCCGCCCCGGGAAGGATCGCGGTTCTGGCGGTCTCTCTGGAGGGCGGCGGCGTCCTCTACATCGCCAACGAGGGGGCGGTGTTCGCCGAGGAGAACTTCCGGGCCATCACCGAGCTGGCCCTGTCGAGCAAGGCGGCGGGTGAGGGGATCGGCAACAAGGGCCTCGGTTTCCGCAGTGTGCTGCAACTGACGGACTGGCCGGAGATCTACTCGAAGTCCGCACCCGACTCCCAGACTTACGACGGTTATTGCTTCCGCTTCGCCAGGCCCGAGGACGTGCGCACCCTGGTGGACGACTCGGCACTCGCGGCCCGGGTGATCGAGGACATCTCCCCGCTGGCACTACCGGTACCGGCCGACGTCACCGACCCCGTACTCAAGGAACTCGCCGAGGACGGGTACTCCACGGTCGTACGGCTGCCGCTGCGCGACCGGCACGCCTGGGGACTCGCCGTGGCACAGGCACAGAACATGGTGAACGGAGAGGCGCCGCTCCTGCTCTTCCTCGACCGGGTGGCCGAACTCCTCGTCGAGGTGCGGGACGGCTCCGACACCGCTTTCCGGCAGGCACTCTCGCGTACCGAGCGCACATCGGACCTGGTCACCGCAGGCGAGAACGACTGGGTACGAGAGGTCGATCTCGCAGGGGCGGGCCGCTACCTGCTGGCGCGCCGCACTCTCGATCCCGAGGCCCTGAGCGGAGCGGTCAGCCGCAGCGTCCAGGCGCGTGAGATCGACGCCGCCTGGGAGAACTGGGACGCCGAGGCATGGGTGGCGGTCGCGCTGCGCCTTGACGCACCGCTCCCCAACGGTCGCATGTACACCTTCCTGCCGATGGCCGAGGGCGTCCACGCCCCGTTCCCCGGCCACGCCCATGCCCCGTTCTTCACCAAACTGGCTCGGCTCGACATCAGTGAGACGGTGAGCCTGAACGCCTTTCTCCTCGATCAGCTGGCCGTACTGACAGTGGAACTGAGCAGGCGCATCCGCTCAGAGACCCCGCACCTTCTCGCCGCGGACCTCGTGCTCGACCTCACGTGCTGGGACGTACCCGACCGGTTGGACGCGGCCCTCGACGGGGGGCTCACCGCTGAACCGATCGTGCCGCTGCACGGCAGCCAGGCGTGGGGCTCGTTGCGGGACTCCTACGGTTGGCCCGACGGCAAGCGCTCCTGGCGCGTCCTCACCATCGAGGCACTCACCGGGGTCGGAGCCGATTTGCTGACCCCGTCCGTCGGTACTGCCCGCCACACACGTCTGGACAAGCTGTGCAGGGTCGTCCTCTCCAGGCCCTTCCGGCCTCCGGCGCTTCTGGCCGCCGAGTGGACCGAAGCCGTGGCCCGGTCACTGCTCGGCGGTACGGAACCGGCAGGACAGGTATGGGCGGACTTCTACAGCGACGTGTCCCATGCGTTCGCCCGGGACCAGGGCGTGTTGCGGGGCCGGCGCATCATTCTCGACCAGGACATGCGGCTCAGAAGCGCTCTCGGCGGCCGGACCGAGTCCGGCAGGCAGGACGCGACCGTCTTCTTCCACCCCGAGCCCGACGACATCGCGGACGGCGACGCCGCCACCCGGGTGCCGGGCGAGCTCAGGGCACTGAGGCGCCGTATCTCATTCACCCATCCGGCGATCGCCTGGGACAGCGCCGGGCGCGGATTCCTTGAGCGCAACGAACTGGTGCGCCCCTACCAACTGGACCGTGTCTTCGACGCACTGGACGACCTGCTCTGCGGCCACCCATCGGAGGCGCTCGGCCGCGACGCCCTCACCTTCGCCTTCCGGCAGTACCCACTGCTCAGCAACGCCCAGCGCAGACGGCTGGCCCGCATCCCCTTCCGGCTGCCGCTGGCCGACACCGATCGGTGGGGCAGGGCCGCACGCTGCTCCTTCTCACCGGCCTGGGGCACCGAGGGGGCGCGGCGACTGGAGCGGTTCCTCGCCGAGGGAGGATCCCGGATCCCGGCCTTGGTCGCGCAGCGGGATCAGTGGATCAGCGGCCCCGACGACTGGCCCGCGCCGGTACAGGACCGGGCGGCCTACACCGAGTTCCTGGAGGCCCTCGGCGTATGCGACGGCCTGAGGCCTGGAGTCGTCGGGGAACGACTCGGAGCCCGCCAGGGACACGAACTGCGGCTCGCGGGACTCGCCGCGGGCTTCGGGCTGGGGGACCCGCTCGCCGATACCTGGTGTGCCGATGTCAGAAGCGGATGGACCAAATTCCAGCATCCCTACACGCTCTACGAGTTCATGCACCCGCCTGCCCATCTGGCGGGAGCGACCGAGGTGGCCGGCCTCGGTCCCGTCGCCCGACGCGAGTTCGCCGAGCTGTTGATGCACGGGCTGCGAACCTGGGGCGAGGAGGTCTTCACAGTCACCGTGCATAGGCCCACCTACACCTTCAAGGACGCGCACACCTGGCCCACTCCTCTGGCCTCCTACCTCCGAGGCATGGCCTGGCTGCCGGTAGACGACCCGGACAGCCCGTCCTTCGTCGAGCCCCGTCGTGCCTGGTTCACCGCCGACGGTGAACTCCCGGCTTTCGTCCCCGCGCTGCCCCTGTCGACGCGACGCCTGCTCACCCACAAGAGCGTCGTCGAACGGATGCTCAAACTCGGCCTCCGCAGGTGGGACGCTCCGCAGCACGCCGGGGCGGCGGTGAAACAGCTCGCCGACCTGCTCGACAAGGGCTACGTGCCCGAGTACCTCAGCGTCTCCTTCAAACGGCACTACGAACGGGCGTGGTCGAACATCGCACGGACTGGCCGATGGCCCTGGGCACAGGGCGAGGAAGCCCGCCTCGTGGTCAGCCGCACCCACGAGCTCGGCACCTTCACCCCGTCGGCCGACGAAGCACCAGTCATCGTCTGCGACGAGGCGGATCCCCTGAAGGAAGCGCTCATCGAGCCGGCGGGGCATCCCGTCCTCGTCGCCACGGCGGAGTCCGGTGACGCCCTCGTCCGCCTGGCCGAGGGGAATGGGCTGAGAGTGCAGCGTACGTCGGTCACCCAAGTGCAGGTACGTCATCGTGACGGTGCCCCCATCAAGCCGTCGGGTCAGGCGGCGGTGTTCATCCGCGAACGGGAGTGGCTGGTCACCGTGCTCGCCCTCGCCATGGAACTCAAGTCCGGGGCCTTCGTGCGCCCCAGCGAGCGCGGTGTCCGGGCCGCGCTCGAACGGCTCCGCGCCATCCGCGTCGTACTGGCCGACGACGTGGAGATCACCGTTTCCGGTACGCCGGCCAAACCGCCGTCCTCGACACGAGCCCTGCCGCTGCCGGACGACGAGCACCCCACGGTGGTCGTCTGGAGGAGCGACGAGGGCTGGGACGAGCTACAGGCGGCGACGCCCGCCGTCGCACAGCTGCTGGGCAGGCCGTGGCTGCAGGACGCGCTGGAACTGGTCCTCGTCAAACTGGAGCGGAGCTTCGGCGGCAGCAGCCCGACGCTCGTCGACGACAGCACCCTTGCGGCGGCGCTGGACACGACCGAGGCCAGGGTCGCCGAGATCCGGCGCAACCTCACCGGTGACGTGCAGGACACGGTGAGACTGCTCCGCCCGGTGCTGGCATGCCTGGCCGCCGACGCCTGGAACGAGGAGGCCGCCCACCTACTCGGCCGTGCGGCCGGCGAGCGCGAACTCGTCGCGATCGTGGACCGGCTCGCCCCCGGTTTGCCGTTGCCACCGGCGGAGCTGGTGGCCCTCGCCCGCTCCTGCACGAGGTGGGCAGAGCTCAGGGACGAACTCGCACTCGACTTTGAGCAGTTCAACGTCGCATTGGTAGCTCTCGGGTACCCCCCGGAGTACTACCCCGACCGCCACGAACAGGTCTTCGGTGACTTTGTACGTGCTCGCTCCGGAATCATCCTCGACCGGCTTCGGGAGCGATACGCCGTCGCCGCGCAGCAGGGTGAGGACATCGCGGGCTACTCCGTGGCCCGCGGTCTCCACGACCTCCAGCCGGACCCGGACTGGCTTCCCCGCTTCATCACCCCACCCGAAGAGGCAATGCGTGACAGGGTGCGGGAATGGCTCCGGGCGCACGGAGCCGACGACGACCTCGAACGGCCCACCGAACTCGAGCCCGTCGATCGGCTCCGGGCACGCAACACGGCCGCACTGGACGCGCTCGTGCCGACGCTGACCCCACTGGTGACTGCCTGGTGCCACCGGCACGGTGTACAGGTGCCCGGGGGGTGGCACGGGGCGGTGCTGCTGGAATGCAAGAGCTTCATCGACGGAACCGGGCTGGGCGACCTGTTGCCGCTGAGCGAGGGCCGTCTGCTCGACGCGGTGGGACACGCCGTGGGATGGCCCGCCGGGATGCCGCCCGCCGCGGAGGCTGCGGCGCTTGGCCTCACGGACAGGGACCTCACGCAGACGGCGACACGGGCCCGGGATTCCGGTGCCTCCACCATCGTCGCTCCGCGCACGATCACCATCGGGGATGCCGAGGTCAGAGTCGGAAGCGACCAGCTCTCCACCATCGCGGACATCGCATCGAGAACCATTGACGAGGCATTCCTCGTCCAGTCGGGCCGGGTGCGCCTGGACACCGTGACCGGTGTGCCCCGGCCACGGAGCGGAGGCGGACCCATCGCCAAGCCGCGCATCGTCGTCGCGAAGACGAAGCGGACCAACGAGGACCAGCGGTCCGCCATCGGCCTGGTCGGGGAGGTGGCCGCGCGCGCCTGGCTGCAGCGCCACTACCCCGACGTGCGGTGGGTCTCGGGGTACGCGGCCGTCGTCAATGGCGACGACGCGGCGTCCGACTCCCTGGGCTACGACTTCGAGGTCACCTGGCGTGACACCACCCGGCTGTACGAGGTGAAGGCACTGAGCGACCCGTCCGCCGAGCGGGTGGAATTCGAACTCGGAGCGTCCGAGGTGGACGCCGCCCGCCGCCATGCTCGGGGCAACCGCTACCGCATCCTGCTGATCACCTCGGCCCTCGCCCCGGAGGACCGCCGCGTCTTCGACCTGCCGAACCCGTTCTCGGCTCAGGGGCGCGACCGCTTCAGGATGGTCAGCCGGGGGGTTCGCTATCAGTGCTCGCCGTTGGGGAAGGGGTAG
- a CDS encoding IS5 family transposase (programmed frameshift), which produces MVERLVPDELWVLFRRVVPPTEVIRPQGGGRRRAGDREALAAIIFVAASGCTWRQLPPVFGPSWQTVYRRFAQWTRARVWARLYRVVLDELGSRGELDWSRCAIDSVSIQAARGPLTGPNPTDRGKLGSKTHLITDRNGLPLSLGISGANMHDSQGLEPLVRGIPPIRSRRGPRRRRPAKLHADKGYDYDHLRRWLRKRGIRHRIARRGIESSQRLGRHRWVVERTVSWLAGCRRLHRRCERKPEHFLAVVGIAATLICHRRPGKT; this is translated from the exons CTGGTTGAGCGGCTGGTGCCGGACGAGTTGTGGGTGCTGTTTCGGCGGGTGGTGCCGCCGACGGAGGTCATACGTCCGCAAGGTGGCGGCCGCCGTCGGGCGGGTGACCGTGAGGCCCTGGCAGCGATCATCTTCGTGGCTGCCTCGGGCTGCACCTGGAGGCAGCTGCCACCGGTGTTCGGTCCGAGCTGGCAGACGGTCTACCGGCGCTTCGCCCAATGGACCCGAGCCCGCGTCTGGGCCCGGCTCTACCGTGTCGTTCTCGACGAACTCGGTTCCCGCGGCGAGCTGGACTGGTCGCGGTGCGCTATCGACTCCGTCAGCATCCAGGCCGCAAGG GGGCCTCTGACAGGACCGAATCCGACCGACCGTGGCAAGTTGGGATCGAAGACCCACCTGATCACGGACCGGAACGGACTTCCTCTGTCACTGGGCATCTCCGGCGCCAACATGCATGACAGCCAGGGCCTCGAACCGCTCGTGCGGGGTATCCCGCCGATTCGTTCCCGACGCGGACCACGACGGCGGCGCCCGGCGAAACTACATGCGGACAAAGGCTACGACTACGACCACCTGCGCAGATGGCTCCGCAAGCGCGGCATCCGGCACCGCATCGCCCGCAGAGGAATCGAGTCCTCACAGCGGCTCGGTCGGCATCGATGGGTAGTCGAGAGGACGGTGTCCTGGCTGGCCGGCTGCCGTCGGCTCCACCGCCGCTGCGAACGCAAGCCGGAACACTTCCTGGCCGTCGTCGGCATAGCCGCAACCCTCATCTGCCACCGGCGTCCGGGCAAGACGTAA
- a CDS encoding DUF6086 family protein, with protein sequence MIQLDTLACHDQLKGSAMSQYFDMGNETLWNPSNGVSRMFQRQVAVFEAELDLPSGIGSMENDECQISPDTFETFVNALLAKHRSASPSVWLALSEGFTATVLVLAERAAIKVDWARHGAAPEGPLQDVQVSTVTGMSAPAEGAAWAAGLREKAQELGRRMPR encoded by the coding sequence ATGATCCAGCTGGATACGCTGGCCTGTCATGATCAGCTGAAAGGTTCCGCGATGAGTCAGTACTTCGACATGGGCAACGAGACACTGTGGAACCCATCCAACGGGGTCTCCCGCATGTTCCAGCGCCAGGTAGCGGTCTTCGAAGCAGAGCTGGATCTCCCATCGGGCATAGGGTCGATGGAGAACGACGAGTGTCAGATCAGCCCCGATACCTTCGAAACCTTCGTCAATGCCCTCCTGGCGAAGCACCGGAGCGCGAGCCCCTCCGTCTGGCTTGCGCTCTCCGAAGGTTTCACTGCCACAGTGCTCGTTCTTGCAGAACGCGCCGCGATCAAGGTGGACTGGGCACGACACGGAGCCGCCCCGGAAGGCCCGCTCCAAGACGTGCAGGTTTCCACCGTCACCGGGATGTCCGCCCCTGCGGAGGGCGCAGCCTGGGCTGCGGGCCTGCGCGAGAAGGCACAGGAGCTGGGACGGCGCATGCCCCGCTGA